One Gossypium hirsutum isolate 1008001.06 chromosome A08, Gossypium_hirsutum_v2.1, whole genome shotgun sequence genomic window, tataaattaaaattttctaactaatcattttatgaaaaaatttcaaTCATTAAACATGTATTAATATAGacaatattttagatcaataatATAGAGATATTggattgaattaaaaatttacatgcataacaattataaatatattaataaattcaacaattaaattattaaaatattaattatacataaaatttgtGAAACCACTTAAATTTTATTGCAGTAAAAGTAGATCTTTCCCATATAAATTGAATATATTATTGGCAGATCTTAACAAATAGAGATGAGCTGCGAGTTAGAAAGCAAGGATTGAAATTGTATGTTTATAGTACCCAAATCAAATTTGTACTCTGTTATTTATAGTTCAATTTGTTTGTTATTTGAATATTTAGTTGCAATTCACTTTAATAattaagagagtaaaaagagagaTCAATTATGTAGTTTGAAAGATTTTTCAACGTAAATAAGGTATTGCTCAACAAGTAATTCATTATCAATCTATAGTATAATATTCACAAAGTTACAATTTCACTCTTAAACATCAATATAAAATCACTCTCTCTATTATGATTTTCCTTTTAAAAGCTAAATTACAaactgaaaatgaaaaataatttatttaaaatgaatttgtACTAAAAATAAGCTTCACACAATTAATTGTgcttaaatatgtttttaataagGGAGCTAATATCAAAGATTTTGTAAGAATAAATTTCTTTTGGAAATAGGATCTCCTTAATGAAGTAAATTATCACACAAAATCTTGAAAGAGTCCTACttgatttgattttcttctcgttttaataaaataaattgttacTGAAATCTTGTTGGATATgtataaaaaagtacaaaaaaaattatttaaaaaatgccAATAAATATAGAAAGAGTTACACAACGATTCAGTTGCAAAGCGAGCTAGTACATGCAACTTATAACATCAACCTCCTCATTTGgcatttttttttttggcaaaaaCACATCGACAACCTTAAGCAAGGTACCAAAGATCATCAATAAAACTTTTTCTACTAATCTAATACAATCCAATTCAGTCATAAAGGagctatgaaattaaatcataaatGCAATAGAACATATAAgcattaacaaaagaaaaaacataCTATAGCAATAAGAAGTTTTAAAGAATCTTTACTTGATATTCTTTTCCATCCAATCTAATAAATTGATGCTAAAAAGCCTAATATATATAAGGGCGAAAGCAAATAAATTTTTTAGAGggccaaaattaatttttaatttttatgatattaaaaatgcaatttcagCATTTGAatagcatatatttttataatttttaaagaattaaattaaatttttatcatttgtagGAGGGTTAAAGTACgattttaactttattaatttaaaattttaaaaattttaaaaaatttaaatgaaaaaatttctattttaaagaTGATCGGGCCTGTCAGCCCCAAACTACAcctctatatatgtatataaatattgcaataaaaaatgtaaaacatatatatattaaattgcatAACAACTCAATTCCAAAGTGACTTGCAATTGATATCAAACATGGGACATGCAACTTGCACAACCATATGTCACCCGGCGTGCAATCCTTGACGTAGCCGTGTGGCATCATGGCATTGAATCCGCATGCTCTTCCATATCTTCTACAAACCAACCTTGTAACTAAGAACAAGCCCTAATAATGAGCTATAGCGCTctaacttcttttcttcttcttcaaatcaCCCTATTTGCCTAAAGAAAAGCATGGATAGCTACCtagctgaaaaaaaaaaaagagtaatcaTCACCAACCAAATAAATGAAGAAGGTACCAGAAACATTGATTGTAGTCAACAGGATGATCCATTCATACTTCCACTATGATAGTTGTTTAGTGGACCTCAAATGGGTCGGTCACAAACTGGGGAAGTGCTTAGTTTCTCATCCAGCTTCGCTCCAACAAATCCTATTGCTACTTCCAtttttaatactaataatattaaaataatcgaATTCTTGTAAACAAATTTCTCCACTATACTCAACAGTTCACacttcttttacttttttatttatttattttataattgtcCAAGACCTTACCTTCAACAATCGTATAAATTAGCTCTCTCAGTAATGCATCGAAcgcagaaaagaaaagattgaagaGCTTTTTCAATACTTCAATTCCCATTTGCAATTTAGTTCAGCTAAGTTATAAAGTGACAAAACAAAATGGGAGCATTTAAGTCCCTAGCATTGGTCGCCTTTCTCCTTGCTATGTTGACTATTGTGTCGGAGAGCAGGGTTGTAAGGAAAGACTTGGGCATCGATCTTGGTGGTGTAGGAGTAGGGATTGGAGCAGGTGTAGGGCTGGGTCTCGGAGGTGGTGGTTCAGGGTCTGGAGCTGGGGCTGGTTCTGGTTCCGGTTCTGGTTCCAGTTCCAGTTCAAGTTCAAGCTCTTCCTCTTCATCCTATTCAAACTCGGGTTCAGGGTCAGATGCAGGTTCGTATGCGGGGTCTTCTGCTGGGTCTCGAGCAGGATCAGGATCTGGTGGTAACAAGGGACGGCAAGGTGGTTCAGGTCATGGTGAGGGATATGGGGAGGGGTCAGGCAGGGGAAATGGTTCAGGCAATGGTGAAGGTTATGGCGAGGGACATGGCTATGGAGAGGGTCATGGCAGCGGTGGGGACAATTAAAATCTGACTTTGAGTGCATGCTTGcttaaaaagtgaaaaaaaatatatatccatAAATAAATGAAGTAGCATGTTATTTACCCGTGTAATGCATCGAGTAATGGATGTTCATATGGTTTCCTATAACTAAATGTCAGTCCCCAATGCTTTTGATAATTAACAAGTCCTTGGCTGTTGCACCTCTAGAGTTATACATACATTATATGATTCTGTTGGATGCTAATGGTTTTCTAACGCTTCTAATTAATGtcacaaaaataatataattggaCTCTCCCTGTAGGCTCTCTTGAATTCCATCAAAACCATCAAATATCATAAAAGAACTTTTGCATGTGTTACGAGATTAGAATTTTAGTCTTGTAAATCACGCGATTTTAGGTGTTTTCTTTGCTTGAAATTTGCCTAAGTCAACCTTACTATCACAAAATGAGAATTTTCACGGAATT contains:
- the LOC107947716 gene encoding cell wall protein IFF6, with translation MGAFKSLALVAFLLAMLTIVSESRVVRKDLGIDLGGVGVGIGAGVGLGLGGGGSGSGAGAGSGSGSGSSSSSSSSSSSSSYSNSGSGSDAGSYAGSSAGSRAGSGSGGNKGRQGGSGHGEGYGEGSGRGNGSGNGEGYGEGHGYGEGHGSGGDN